The Candidatus Babeliales bacterium nucleotide sequence TAGAGAAGTATCGAAACATTGGTATCGCAGCTCATATTGACGCGGGTAAAACAACTGTTACAGAGCGTATTTTGTTTTACACTGGTATTTCCCATAAAATTGGTGAAGTGCATGAAGGTGAAGCAACCATGGACTGGATGGAGCAGGAGCAAGAACGTGGTATTACCATAACTGCTGCTGCGACCACAAGTTTTTGGCGTGATCATCAAATTAATATTATTGATACGCCGGGACATATTGACTTTACTATTGAAGTTGAACGTTCATTGCGTGTCCTCGATGGCGTAGTTGCAGTTTTCTCTGGCGTCGAAGGTGTTCAACCACAGTCTGAAACAGTATGGAAGCAAGCTAATCGGTACAGGGTACCTCGAATTGTTTTTGTTAACAAACTTGATCGTATCGGTGCTGATTATTTGCGTACTGTTCAAAATATCAAAGCAAAACTTGGTGCTAATGTTGTGGCCATGCAAATGCAAGTAGGTATGTCGGAAGATTTTACCTCTATCATTGATATTTTAACTCGTAAAATGGCTGTTTTCAAAGGTGAAAATGGAGAAATCATCGAGTGGGTTGATGTGCCACATGAGTACAAAGAGAAGATGGAAGAATTGCATGCGAAAATAGTTCTCGCTGCATGCGATCTAGATGAAATTTTAGCTGAAAAATATCTTATGGAAGAAGAAATCACACTTCCTGAGATTAAAGCAGCTCTTCGTAAGGGAGTTACTGAGCTTAAAGTTGTTCCCGTTTTCTGTGGTTCTGCTTTTAAAAATAAAGGTGTTCAGTTATTGCTTGATGGTGTGATTGAATATTTACCATCACCGCTTGATGTTCCAGCGATCGAAGGAACAAATACTGATACTGATGAAAAATTTCCAATCCCATCTGATCCTAATGGGCCGTTTTATGCGCTTGTGTTTAAGATCATGGCGGATCCATTTGTGGGTGTTTTAAACTTTGTTCGTGTTTATTCGGGTGAATTAAAAGCTGGTTCTTATGTGTATAGTGTAAGAACGGGCGAAAAAGAGCGTGTAAGTCGTCTTCTCAAAATGCATGCGAATAAACGTGAAGAAATCACCAGCGTGAGAGCTGGTGATATAGCAGCTGTTATTGGTATCAGAGATGCGCAAACTGGTGATACGTTATGTATAGATAAAGTACCTGTTGTCCTTGAATCTATTACTATACCGACACCGGTTATTTCTACATCCGTTGAGCCAAAAAAT carries:
- the fusA gene encoding elongation factor G codes for the protein MSVKQYPLEKYRNIGIAAHIDAGKTTVTERILFYTGISHKIGEVHEGEATMDWMEQEQERGITITAAATTSFWRDHQINIIDTPGHIDFTIEVERSLRVLDGVVAVFSGVEGVQPQSETVWKQANRYRVPRIVFVNKLDRIGADYLRTVQNIKAKLGANVVAMQMQVGMSEDFTSIIDILTRKMAVFKGENGEIIEWVDVPHEYKEKMEELHAKIVLAACDLDEILAEKYLMEEEITLPEIKAALRKGVTELKVVPVFCGSAFKNKGVQLLLDGVIEYLPSPLDVPAIEGTNTDTDEKFPIPSDPNGPFYALVFKIMADPFVGVLNFVRVYSGELKAGSYVYSVRTGEKERVSRLLKMHANKREEITSVRAGDIAAVIGIRDAQTGDTLCIDKVPVVLESITIPTPVISTSVEPKNKADYEKMTLALRKMMQEDPSFRFSYNEETGQTEISGMGELHLEIVVDRLRREHKVEVVQGKLQVAYRETVQKLADAEGKFVRQSGGRGQFGHVWIKMEPLERGKGFEFVNAVVGGTIPREFIPAVEKGVRECLNGGILGGYPVVDVKVTLYDGSYHDVDSSEIAFKVAASMAFRTAMSQAAPVLLEPIMTVNVYTPEEHIGDVIGDLNSRRGRILDSRTEFNQQIISAEVALGEMFGYSTTLRSMTKGRASYDMEFACYREVPKNVQDAIVAKNKKE